In Echinicola jeungdonensis, the genomic stretch GGAAAAGCTTTCGAGCCTTGTTCCTGAAAAGCTGCAGGGGCTGGTGCCCCAAGGTGGTTCGGTGCCAAAGGGCAATGGTTTTTGCCCTGATGTTTTGAAAGCCTACCTGAATACCTCAGACCGCCAATTGATAGAGCGTTTCAATACCGACTGGAGCCTTCAGTATTTCTGCGGGAAAGTATTGGCAGCAGACCAACAGATCCGGGACCTTACCATTATGACACGGATCAGGGCCTACATCGAGGAACATTGCCACTGGGAACAGATCCAAGAGGTACTAATGGATCACTGGAAACAGGATGTGGACAACAGCCACGTCTTATAATGGATGCCACCTGTTATGAAAGTTATGTCCGTTTCCCCACCGACCCAAACTACTCTGGGAATGCTGCCAGTGGGTGTTTGAAAAGCAACTGTTCAAAAAATGTAAAACAATTGGGCATAAAAAGGCCCGGTCAAAATACAGGGAGCAGAAGGCCAAACAGCTTGGCTACTTCCGTAAAAGACGCAAATCCTTTAAGGAAACCCTCAAAAGGAAAAAATCCCTGGTCTTCCTGTTGGAAAAAGGACTTGGCCAGTTACAAGAGATCCTAGACTTTTATCAAGGGGCGGGGCTTAAACCAAATGACTTTGCCTGTCTGAAGACCATCAAAAAAGTCTTGGTCCAGCAGCAGTTTTTGTTGGAAAATCCTCCCTCCGAACTTAAGGACCGCATCGTTTCCCTCCATAAACCTTATCTCCGCCGATCGTCCGGGGAAAGGAAAACAAACCTGTGGAGTTCGGTATGAAAGCCCATATCCTTCAGACAGGCGGGCTATCATTTATCGATAAACTGGACTTCAACAACTTCAATGAATGTACCCGGTTGAAAATATCCACGGTAAAACATACCCGGATTTTCGGACAGACTTCCCAGCTGGGTGCCGACCGGATTTATGCCACCAATGCCAACAGAAAGTATTGTACCTCCAAAGACATATTCACCGGCTTCCCCAAAAAGGCCCAAACCGCACAACAAAGCCGAAAAGATTCTGAGTGCTGAAGTCTCCAAACAAAGGGCAACGGCAATGGAAGGGGCTTTCGGCAACCATAAAAACCACTATGGACTGGTTAAAATACGAGTAAAGGGAGATAAAAGGGAAAAGCTGGCCGTGCTGTTCGGCATTATGGCAGCCAACGCCGTAGCAGTTGCCAAACGAAGAAACCAACAGGAATCCCCGCCCATCAACAAAGCTGCTTGACAAAAAACTACCGCCGGAAAGAAGGATTACAGGACAGGTGTGTCCAATTGTCAAAACCACCCCAAAAATCAACCCC encodes the following:
- a CDS encoding transposase, coding for MEKLSSLVPEKLQGLVPQGGSVPKGNGFCPDVLKAYLNTSDRQLIERFNTDWSLQYFCGKVLAADQQIRDLTIMTRIRAYIEEHCHWEQIQEVLMDHWKQDVDNSHVL